In a genomic window of Acipenser ruthenus chromosome 41, fAciRut3.2 maternal haplotype, whole genome shotgun sequence:
- the LOC131708985 gene encoding zinc finger protein OZF-like isoform X2, with amino-acid sequence MDSVKMESVQIKEEFPELELVPRVEFSGLASLPIKQELCEMQCDSSQPGVSEIKAEHNELEIPQTEEPLTVKQEEVLEMVRIKWEAPEVEFDHMEPVKEESEDFKPNIPELEPVRLRECSVVLERICVREQGAGEEGSPNSMQGGGKEDGRSHSECSLAGSSPAGKVRAGSGEYPDCGKGFTQLEHFKTHQRLHIGEKPYRCSDCGKTFSQSGVLKKHQRIHTGEKPYRCCDCGKSFIQSGHLKVHQQTHTGEKPYCCSHCGKSFSQSEILKRHQRIHTGEKPYCCSDCGKSFNQLNSLVSHQRIHTGEKPFCCSDCGKSFIQSGILKKHQQIHTGEKPYRCSDCGKSFRFKRGLQIHQRIHTGEKPYSCSDCGKSFNRSDSLVTHQRIHTGEKPYCCADCGKSFRDSGVLKKHQHVHIAENQYHCSDCGKSFRFKQGLQVHHRIHTGEKPYHCSDCGKSFSRADSLVSHQRIHREKP; translated from the exons atggacagtgtgaagatggaatctgtccagattaaagaggagttccctgaacttgaacttgtccccagagtggagttctctgggctggcttccctccccattaagcaggagctctgtgagatgcaatgtgacagcagtcagccaggggtctctgagattaaagctgagcacaatgaattggagatcccccagacagaggAACCCCTtactgttaaacaagaagaggtgctggaaatggtcCGTATCAAATGGGAggcccctgaagtagagtttgaccacatggaaccagtgaaggaagaatctgaggacttcaaaccaaacatccctgagctggagcctgtacgcctgcgggagtgtagcgtggtgctggagagaatctgtgtgagagagcaaggcgctggagaggaaggctctcccaacagcatgcaaggaggtggaaaggaagacgggcgatcacattcagaatgcagtctagcag gttccagtccagcggGTAAAGTGAGGGCGGGcagtggagaatatcctgactgtgggaaaggtttcacccagttagagcattttaaaacacaccagcggcTTCATataggagagaaaccatatcggtgctctgactgtgggaagacgttcagtcagtcaggagtcctaaaaaaacaccagcgaattcacacaggagagaaaccatatcgctgctgtgactgtgggaagagtttcattcagtcaggacaCCTGAAAGtacaccagcaaactcacacaggagagaaaccgtattgctgttctcattgtgggaagagtttcagtcagtccgaaatcctgaaaagacaccagcgaattcacacaggagagaaaccgtattgctgctctgactgtgggaagagtttcaatcaattaaacagccttgtttcacaccagcgaattcacacaggagagaaaccattttgctgcagtgactgtgggaagagttttattCAGTCCGGAatcctgaaaaaacaccagcaaattcacacaggagagaaaccgtatcgctgctctgactgtgggaagagtttccgttttAAACGAGGCCTTCAAatccaccagcgaattcacacaggagagaaaccgtatagctgctctgactgtgggaagagtttcaatcggtcagacagccttgttacacaccagcgaattcacacaggagagaaaccgtattgctgtgctgactgtggaaagagtttcagagattcaggagtcttaaaaaaacaccaacatgTTCACATAGCAGAGAACcaatatcactgctctgactgtgggaagagtttccgttttAAACAAGGCCTTCAAGTCCACCaccgaattcacacaggagagaaaccgtatcactgctctgactgtgggaaaagtttcagtcgggcagacagccttgtttcacaccaacgaattcacagagagaaaccttaa
- the LOC131708985 gene encoding zinc finger protein OZF-like isoform X1, translated as MQHPLKTSSHSETQFSFNLPTFIHHSSIQTLQLLNRVLCAAMDSVKMESVQIKEEFPELELVPRVEFSGLASLPIKQELCEMQCDSSQPGVSEIKAEHNELEIPQTEEPLTVKQEEVLEMVRIKWEAPEVEFDHMEPVKEESEDFKPNIPELEPVRLRECSVVLERICVREQGAGEEGSPNSMQGGGKEDGRSHSECSLAGSSPAGKVRAGSGEYPDCGKGFTQLEHFKTHQRLHIGEKPYRCSDCGKTFSQSGVLKKHQRIHTGEKPYRCCDCGKSFIQSGHLKVHQQTHTGEKPYCCSHCGKSFSQSEILKRHQRIHTGEKPYCCSDCGKSFNQLNSLVSHQRIHTGEKPFCCSDCGKSFIQSGILKKHQQIHTGEKPYRCSDCGKSFRFKRGLQIHQRIHTGEKPYSCSDCGKSFNRSDSLVTHQRIHTGEKPYCCADCGKSFRDSGVLKKHQHVHIAENQYHCSDCGKSFRFKQGLQVHHRIHTGEKPYHCSDCGKSFSRADSLVSHQRIHREKP; from the exons ATGCAGCATCCTTTAAAAACCTCTTCACACTCAGAGACgcagttcagcttcaatttgCCAACTTTCATCCATCATTCTTCAATCCAGACTCTACAG cTACTAAACAGAGtcctgtgtgctgccatggacagtgtgaagatggaatctgtccagattaaagaggagttccctgaacttgaacttgtccccagagtggagttctctgggctggcttccctccccattaagcaggagctctgtgagatgcaatgtgacagcagtcagccaggggtctctgagattaaagctgagcacaatgaattggagatcccccagacagaggAACCCCTtactgttaaacaagaagaggtgctggaaatggtcCGTATCAAATGGGAggcccctgaagtagagtttgaccacatggaaccagtgaaggaagaatctgaggacttcaaaccaaacatccctgagctggagcctgtacgcctgcgggagtgtagcgtggtgctggagagaatctgtgtgagagagcaaggcgctggagaggaaggctctcccaacagcatgcaaggaggtggaaaggaagacgggcgatcacattcagaatgcagtctagcag gttccagtccagcggGTAAAGTGAGGGCGGGcagtggagaatatcctgactgtgggaaaggtttcacccagttagagcattttaaaacacaccagcggcTTCATataggagagaaaccatatcggtgctctgactgtgggaagacgttcagtcagtcaggagtcctaaaaaaacaccagcgaattcacacaggagagaaaccatatcgctgctgtgactgtgggaagagtttcattcagtcaggacaCCTGAAAGtacaccagcaaactcacacaggagagaaaccgtattgctgttctcattgtgggaagagtttcagtcagtccgaaatcctgaaaagacaccagcgaattcacacaggagagaaaccgtattgctgctctgactgtgggaagagtttcaatcaattaaacagccttgtttcacaccagcgaattcacacaggagagaaaccattttgctgcagtgactgtgggaagagttttattCAGTCCGGAatcctgaaaaaacaccagcaaattcacacaggagagaaaccgtatcgctgctctgactgtgggaagagtttccgttttAAACGAGGCCTTCAAatccaccagcgaattcacacaggagagaaaccgtatagctgctctgactgtgggaagagtttcaatcggtcagacagccttgttacacaccagcgaattcacacaggagagaaaccgtattgctgtgctgactgtggaaagagtttcagagattcaggagtcttaaaaaaacaccaacatgTTCACATAGCAGAGAACcaatatcactgctctgactgtgggaagagtttccgttttAAACAAGGCCTTCAAGTCCACCaccgaattcacacaggagagaaaccgtatcactgctctgactgtgggaaaagtttcagtcgggcagacagccttgtttcacaccaacgaattcacagagagaaaccttaa
- the LOC131708987 gene encoding zinc finger protein 883-like, translated as MDSVKMESVQIKEEFPELELVPIRVEFSGLASLPIKQELCEMQWDSSQPEVSEIKAEHNELEIPQTEEPLPVKQEEVLETDRIKQEPPEVEFEHMEPVKEESEDFKPNIPELEPVCLRECSMVLERICVREQGAGEEGSPNSTQGGGKEDGRSHSECSLAGSSPAAKARADSGEYPDCGKGFTQLGHFKMDQRTDTAEKPYRCSDCGKSFSQSTNLVSHQRTHTGEKPYHCSDCGKSFSQSGHLASHQRIHTGEKPYRCSDCGKSFSHSGNLKTHQVIHTGERPYRCSDCGKSFSQSGTLIAHQRNHTGQKPYSCFDCGKSFSVSGDMKNHQRIHTGEKPYRCSDCGKSFSRSTHLKTHQRIHTGEKPYRCSDCGKTFGQSGDMKNHQRIHTGEKPYHCSDCGKSFSRSAHLKTHQRIHTGEKPYRCSDCGKSFSRTDSLVLHQRIHTGEKPYCCSDCGKSFSRTDSLVLHQRIHTGEKPYHCSDCGKSFHVKHNLQKHKQIHSMDRD; from the exons atggacagtgtgaagatggaatctgtccagattaaagaggagttccctgaacttgaactggtccccattagagtggagttctctgggctggcttccctccccattaaacaggagctctgtgagatgcaatgggacagcagccagccagaggtctctgagattaaagctgagcacaatgaattggagatcccccagacagaagaaccccttcctgttaaacaagaagaggtgctggaaactgaccgtattaaacaggagccccctgaagtagagtttgagcacatggaaccagtgaaggaagaatctgaggacttcaaaccaaacatccctgagctggagcctgtatgcctgcgggagtgtagcatggtgctggagagaatctgcgtgagagagcaaggcgctggagaggaaggctctcccaacagcacacaaggaggtggaaaggaagacgggcgctcccattcagaatgcagtctagcag gttccagtccagcagctaaagcgagggcggacagtggagaatatcctgactgtggaaaaggtttcacccagttaggacATTTTAAAATGGACCAGCGAACTGATACAGcagagaaaccatatcgctgctctgactgtgggaaaagcTTCAGTCAGTCAaccaaccttgtttcacaccagcgaactcacacaggagagaaaccctatcactgttctgactgtgggaaaagcttcagtcagtccggacaccttgcttcacaccagcgaattcacacaggagagaaaccgtatcgctgctctgactgtgggaagagtttcagtcactcgGGAAACTTGAAGACACACCAGGTAATTCACACAGGGGAGagaccgtatcgctgctctgactgtgggaaaagtttcagtCAATCAGGAACCCTGATAGCACACCAGCGAAATCACACGGGAcagaaaccgtattcctgctttgactgtgggaagagtttcagtgtttcaggagacatgaaaaatcaccagagaattcacacaggcgagaaaccgtatcgctgctctgactgtgggaaaagtttcagtCGGTCAAcacacctgaaaacacaccaacgaattcacacaggcgagaaaccgtatcgctgctctgactgtgggaagacttTCGGTcagtcaggagacatgaaaaatcaccagagaattcacacaggagagaaaccgtatcactgctctgactgtgggaagagtttcagtcggtcagctcacctgaaaacacaccagcgaattcacacaggcgagaaaccgtatcgctgctccgactgtgggaagagtttcagtaggacagacagccttgttttacaccagcgaattcacacaggagagaaaccgtattgctgctccgactgtgggaagagtttcagtaggacagacagccttgttttacaccagcgaattcacacaggagagaaaccgtatcactgttctgactgtgggaagagtttccatGTTAAACACAaccttcaaaaacacaaacaaattcaCAGTATGGACAGAGATTAA